One Mya arenaria isolate MELC-2E11 chromosome 7, ASM2691426v1 genomic window carries:
- the LOC128240585 gene encoding catenin beta-like codes for MSGYNMNQGSTRAVNQAGYMDLSDMPMDNKHQQTMMWQQNQYMGDSGIQSGATTQAPSISGKSHAEDLEGDEQNMDTSRMMFNWADQGMGQGFTQEQVDDMNQHLNQTRSHRVREAMFPETLEEGLQIPSTQIHPDQPTAVQRLAEPSQMLKHAVVNLINYQDDADLATRAIPELTKLLCDDDQVVVSQAAMMVHQLSKKEASRAAIMNSPQMVAALVRAMSNTNDTETTRCAAGTLHNLSHHRQGLLAIFKSGGIPALVKLLSSPMESVLFYAITTLHNLLLHQDGSKMAVRLAGGLQKMVALLQRNNVKFLAITTDCLQILAYGNQESKLIILASGGPGELVRLMRSYTYEKLLWTTSRVLKVLSVCPSNKPAVVEAGGMQALANHLGHGSQRLVQNCLWTLRNLSDAATKVDSIENLLQMLVQLLSSNDINVVTCAAGILSNLTCNNMRNKMIVCQFGGIEALVRTILQAGDREDITEPAVCALRHLTSRHHEAEMAQNAVRLHYGLPVLVKLLHPPSRWPLIKAVVGLIRNLALCTANHAPLREHGALPRIVQLMIRAHQDTQRRASISSNGQGSGYVDGVRMEEIVEGTVGALHILAREQHNRAVIRGLNCIPLFVQLLYSPVENIQRVAAGVLCELASDKEGAEMIEQEGATAPLTELLHSRNEGVATYAAAVLFRMSEDKPQDYKKRLSVELTSSLFRGDQNMPWSEPPGFEDVNFGSQDEYRQSDQPMTYGHGSQQNMSGSQHDMSRGYDSQLPIDSMQGLDLGSQQGGNQPYMDDLNIGPQGDLSFPQMDSHGMPPQSGAGDAGHGWFDTDL; via the exons ATGAGCGGATACAACATGAACCAGGGATCTACACGCGCAG TGAACCAGGCGGGCTACATGGACCTCTCCGACATGCCGATGGACAACAAGCACCAGCAGACCATGATGTGGCAGCAGAACCAGTATATGGGAGACTCTGGCATCCAGTCTGGTGCCACCACTCAG GCCCCCTCCATCAGTGGCAAGAGCCATGCGGAGGACCTTGAGGGCGATGAACAAAACATGGATACCTCGAGGATGATGTTTAACTGGGCTGACCAGGGCATGGGACAGGGATTCACACAGGAACAGGTTGATG ACATGAACCAGCACCTAAACCAGACCCGATCCCATCGTGTGCGGGAGGCCATGTTCCCCGAGACACTGGAAGAAGGGCTACAGATCCCTTCAACCCAGATTCACCCTGACCAGCCAACTGCTGTGCAGCGATTGGCTGAGCCCTCACAGATGCTGAAACATGCCGTTGTCAATTTGATCAACTACCAAGACGATGCTGACTTGGCAACAAGAGCGATTCCCGAGCTTACCAAGCTTCTTTGTGATGATGATCAAGTTGTTGTCAGTCAGGCGGCAATGATGGTGCACCAACTCTCCAAGAAAGAAGCCAGCCGCGCAGCGATCATGAATTCACCTCAGATGGTTGCGGCTCTTGTCCGAGCAATGAGCAACACAAATGACACTGAGACAACACGGTGCGCAGCAGGAACCCTGCACAATCTTTCACACCACAGGCAAGGCCTTCTGGCAATCTTCAAGTCTGGAGGCATTCCTGCTCTCGTGAAACTGTTGag CTCTCCAATGGAGTCAGTGCTGTTCTACGCGATCACAACCCTTCATAATCTTTTGCTTCACCAAGATGGATCTAAGATGGCGGTCCGACTTGCTGGAGGCTTGCAGAAGATGGTTGCCCTTCTACAGAGGAATAATGTCAAGTTCCTGGCAATCACAACAGACTGTCTGCAGATCCTGGCCTACGGCAATCAGGAGAGCAAG TTGATCATCCTTGCGAGCGGTGGACCCGGGGAGCTGGTACGCCTGATGAGGTCGTACACGTACGAGAAGCTGCTGTGGACCACATCGCGGGTGCTCAAGGTTCTCTCGGTGTGCCCCAGTAACAAGCCGGCTGTTGTTGAAGCTG GCGGTATGCAGGCCCTTGCCAACCATCTGGGTCATGGAAGCCAACGTCTCGTACAGAACTGTCTCTGGACACTCAGAAACCTCTCAGACGCAGCCACCAAAGTG GACAGCATTGAGAACCTCCTACAGATGCTTGTACAGCTTCTCTCGTCCAACGACATCAACGTGGTCACATGCGCGGCAGGAATCCTGTCCAATCTGACGTGTAACAATATGCGTAACAAGATGATCGTGTGCCAGTTTGGTGGTATCGAGGCGCTTGTGAGGACAATCTTGCAGGCAGGGGACAGGGAGGATATTACAGAACCAGCG GTGTGTGCCCTCCGTCACCTGACCTCGCGCCACCACGAGGCCGAGATGGCCCAGAATGCCGTACGTCTGCACTATGGCCTTCCTGTACTGGTGAAACTTCTCCACCCACCAAGCAGGTGGCCTCTCATCAAGGCTGTTGTTGGGCTTATCAGGAATCTGGCTTTGTGCACAGCCAACCACGCCCCACTGAGAGAGCATGGAGCACTACCTAGAATTGTGCAGCTCATGATCAGAGCTCACCAAGACACACAGAGG CGTGCCTCAATCAGCTCCAACGGCCAGGGATCCGGCTATGTTGACGGTGTACGTATGGAGGAGATCGTCGAAGGAACAGTTGGAGCCCTGCACATCCTCGCACGGGAACAGCACAACAGAGCTGTCATCAGGGGACTTAACTGTATCCCACTGTTTGTACAG CTGCTGTACTCCCCAGTGGAGAACATTCAGCGTGTGGCTGCAGGTGTCCTCTGTGAGCTCGCCTCTGACAAGGAAGGGGCTGAGATGATTGAACAAGAGGGTGCTACCGCCCCACTCACAGAGCTGCTGCACTCCAGAAATGAGGGAGTTG CCACATACGCTGCAGCAGTGTTGTTCCGAATGTCTGAGGACAAGCCCCAGGACTACAAGAAGAGGTTGTCTGTAGAACTGACCAGCTCCCTCTTCAGAGGCGACCAGAATATGCCCTGGTCTGAG CCCCCAGGTTTTGAAGATGTAAATTTCGGAAGCCAGGATGAGTACCGCCAAAGTGATCAGCCAATGACATATGGCCATGGTTCTCAGCAGAATATGAGCGGTTCCCAGCATGATATGAGCCGAG GCTACGACAGTCAGCTACCCATTGACTCCATGCAGGGACTCGATCTTGGCAGTCAGCAAGGCGGAAACCAGCCATACATGGATGACCTGAACATCGGCCCCCAGGGCGATCTCAGCTTCCCACAGATGGATAGCCACGGGATGCCACCTCAGTCAGGCGCTGGGGACGCTGGGCATGGCTGGTTCGATACTGATCTCTAG